The Brachyhypopomus gauderio isolate BG-103 chromosome 2, BGAUD_0.2, whole genome shotgun sequence genome contains a region encoding:
- the LOC143508880 gene encoding extracellular calcium-sensing receptor-like yields the protein MIYAVEEINKNPNILPGISLGYKIYNNCGSMDILRSALTLVSGYESSNTRIMCNSFSSRTVQAIIGHSGSTPTMGIARTVGSFHIPVISHFATCACLSSRKEFPSFFRTIPSDYYQSRALAHLVKHFGWTWVGVLSNANDYGLNGIAMFITAARAEGVCIEYSAAFESTSSHQEILRVVDIIKHSTSKVIIAFMSHREIKVLVEELQKQNITGLQWIGSDAWITDNSLTDSLGHTSLIGSIGFTVPKAKIPGLETFLQEVNPSQFPNSKFIKDFWESVFNCSLRTVMGQRTCNGSEHLKDVKNPFTDVSDLRFTNNVYKAVYAVGHALHNLLSCPQSRGSFSNVTCIAFPQISPWEVSQSLQNVNFITPQGESVFFYKNGDSPARYELINLQHVSEGTMKVATIGYYDASLPIGQQLIMNGIQIVWKGESKMVPVSVCSESCPPGTRKAVQKGRPACCFDCIPCAEGEMSNSTDSLNCLKCPLQYWSNTKGDACIPKEVEFLSYEEIMGIVLLLFSLVGVFFTILTKCIFYCYRNTPIVRAHNSELSFLLLFSLTLCFLCSLTFIGRPSEWSCMLRHTVFGITFVLCISCVLGKTIVVLMAFRATLPGSNVMKWFGPPQQRLSVLAFTLIQVIICLLWLILSPPFPHMNMDYYQEKIILECNLGSSIGFWAVLGYIGLLASLCFILAFLARKLPDNFNEAKFITFSMLIFCAVWITFIPAYVSSPGKFTVAVEIFAILASSYGLLFCIFVPKCYVILLRPEMNTKKQVMGKT from the exons ATGATATATGCTGTggaagaaataaacaaaaatccCAATATTCTGCCTGGAATTTCCCTGGGATACAAAATTTACAATAATTGTGGATCTATGGACATATTGAGGTCAGCACTGACCTTGGTGAGTGGGTATGAAAGTTCAAATACAAGAATAATGTGCAACTCGTTTAGCTCAAGAACCGTCCAGGCCATTATAGGACATTCTGGGTCAACACCAACAATGGGCATTGCGAGGACTGTTGGAAGTTTTCACATTCCAGTG ATCAGTCATTTTGCTACATGTGCTTGCCTGAGCAGCAGGAAAGAGTTCCCCTCCTTCTTCAGGACGATTCCCAGTGACTACTACCAGAGCAGAGCACTGGCACATCTAGTCAAACACTTTGGATGGACTTGGGTGGGGGTTTTAAGTAATGCTAACGACTATGGATTGAATGGCATTGCTATGTTTATTACGGCAGCTCGTGCAGAAGGTGTGTGCATTGAATACTCGGCAGCGTTTGAGAGCACAAGTTCACATCAAGAGATACTTCGAGTAGTGGACATTATCAAACACTCCACATCAAAGGTGATAATAGCCTTCATGTCCCACAGAGAGATTAAGGTTCTGGTTGAAGAATTACAAAAACAGAATATTACAGGGCTGCAGTGGATTGGCAGTGATGCCTGGATCACAGACAACTCCCTCACGGACAGCTTAGGACACACTTCTCTGATTGGTTCGATAGGTTTCACTGTGCCAAAGGCTAAAATTCCTGGATTGGAAACCTTTTTACAAGAAGTCAACCCCTCACAATTTCCCAACAGCAAGTTTATTAAAGACTTCTGGGAAAGTGTGTTTAACTGTTCCCTGCGTACAGTCATGGGTCAGAGGACATGTAACGGCTCTGAGCATTTAAAAGATGTAAAAAACCCTTTTACTGATGTGTCTGATTTGAGGTTCACCAACAATGTCTACAAGGCTGTTTATGCAGTAGGACATGCGTTGCACAATCTACTGTCATGTCCACAAAGCAGAGGTTCATTTTCTAATGTAACCTGTATTGCATTTCCCCAAATAAGTCCTTGGGAG GTTTCACAGTCCTTGCAGAATGTTAATTTCATCACACCTCAAGGAGAAAGtgtatttttttataaaaatgGAGATTCACCAGCAAGATATGAGTTGATCAACCTGCAACATGTTTCTGAAGGCACCATGAAAGTAGCAACAATAGGGTATTATGATGCATCTTTGCCTATAGGCCAGCAGTTGATTATGAATGGAATTCAAATTGTCTGGAAAGGGGAAAGCAAAATG GTTccagtgtctgtgtgcagtgagagTTGTCCCCCAGGTACAAGGAAGGCTGTACAGAAGGGAAGGCCTGCCTGCTGCTTTGACTGTATACCATGTGCAGAAGGAGAAATGAGCAACTCAACAG ATTCACTTAACTGCTTAAAGTGTCCCTTGCAATATTGGTCAAACACAAAAGGAGATGCCTGTATTCCAAAAGAAGTTGAATTCTTGTCATATGAGGAAATTATGGGGATAGTACTTCTTCTTTTTTCTCTGGTTGGGGTCTTTTTCACTATTCTAACCAAATGTATTTTCTATTGCTATAGAAATACTCCCATTGTCAGAGCCCACAACTCAGAGCTGAGCTTCCTGCTGCTcttctctctgactctgtgttTCCTCTGTTCACTTACTTTCATTGGTCGGCCCTCTGAATGGTCCTGTATGCTGCGCCACACAGTGTTTGGGATCACCTTTGTTCTCTGCATCTCCTGTGTTCTGGGGAAAACAATAGTGGTGTTAATGGCCTTCAGGGCTACACTTCCAGGCAGTAATGTCATGAAATGGTTTGGGCCTCCACAGCAGAGACTCAGTGTGCTTGCCTTCACTCTCATACAGGTCATCATTTGTCTGCTTTGGTTAATATTATCTCCTCCATTCCCACATATGAATATGGATTATTACCAAGAAAAGATTATTCTAGAATGTAATTTGGGCTCATCCATAGGTTTCTGGGCGGTACTGGGTTATATTGGGCTGCTAGCtagtttatgttttattttagcTTTTCTAGCACGCAAGCTGCCTGATAACTTTAATGAAGCCAAattcatcacattcagcatGCTCATATTCTGTGCAGTTTGGATCACCTTTATTCCAGCTTATGTCAGTTCTCCTGGAAAATTCACTGTAGCTGTGGAGATATTTGCCATTTTGGCCTCAAGTTACGGTTTACTATTCTGTATTTTTGTACCAAAATGCTATGTGATTTTACTAAGACCTGAAATGAACACTAAAAAGCAAGTAATGGGGAAGACCTAA